The DNA window atatcatcaacataaacttcTATATTTCGGCCTATTTGCTGCTGGAAAATCTTATTCATTAGCCGCTGATATGTGGCTCCATAACCACATTGGCGAGCCATGTTGTAAATCGGATTTCTCTGATGAAGTTGGCATGAATGAGCTTTTGTACCTCGGCAATTGATGCTTGTCGCTTTTCGGTGCCGAGGTTTCTTTTTTTCTGCGAAATCGGCCGAGCTGCTGGATTTAGTGCCAATTTATGTGTTATAATAGAGGGATCTATTCCTGGCATGTCAGCGGAGGTCCATGCGAATAGGTCGGCATTCTCTTGCAAAAAGCTTGTGAGGCTTTTCCTGTCTTCTGGACTCATAGAAGTACCTACAAAAGTAAATTTTAGTGGATCGTCTTTCAAAGTGATTTTTGTCAACTCCTCGTTCGGTGTAGGCCGATCCTAAAAGTCGGCGCGTGGGTCAAGTTCGGATATTGTTATCTGTTCCGACTTTATGGAATTGACATGTGATTGTCCGACTTTTCTGAGCGGCTTGAGGCTCGTGTTGTAGCATTGCCTCGCCTCCTGGAGATCTCCGTGAACTGTGGCTATGATATTGTCCTGCACAGGAAACTTGACACAAAGGTGAACAGTAGATACAATTGCagcaaatttatttaaaaagggtCTGCCTAATATAACATTGTATGGGCTAAAACAGTCGACTACAAGATATTGAATATCCTGTGTATTGTGTAATGGTTGCTCACCGAGTGTGGTTTGTAACCACACTGATCCCAGTACAGGAACTCGTTCTCCTGAAAATCCAACCAGGTCTCCCATGTATGGCTGCAGAATGTTGTTACTCAGCTTCATTTTTTCGAAGGTGGTGAAAAATAGGACGTCTGCACTGCTTCCTGGGTCGAGTAAAACTTTCCTTACTATCAGGTCTCCCAGCTGAATTGAAATGACAACAGGGTCGTCCAGATTGGTATCAGCACCGTTGAAGTCGGTTGGTCTGAAAGTTACTTCTGAGGTATTCGTCAATGGCCGAGGATGGCTTGGGGCATCCGTGATTGCTAGCATGGCCCTGTAAGTACATTTTCGGGCTGAGCTTGTGTGTCCTCCTCCAGCGTAGCCTCCGGAGATACAGTTTATTACCCCTCTAGGTTGCGCCGGTgctttttcctttccttttgaGGAGGTGCCAGCTGTTGACGTGTCGGGTGTGGGGCTAGTATTTTTCTGCATCTGCCCTGCAATAAATTTATCGAGATGTCCTTGCCTTGCTAGCCGTTCAAGGAGATCTTTGGCGATGACACATTCGTCGGTGGTGTGTCCGTGTTTCTGATGAAAAGTGCAATACTTCGATCTGTCAACACTTTTTGACTCGGGATAATTGCCAGCTTTGCGAGGAGGTTTGATCAGTTTGGAGTTTAATATCTCCTTTATAATGTCGTCTctttttgtattgaatttggtgTATGAGTCATATCGTGGAACCGGCTTAAATGCTTTTTTGCTATCCCGAGGTTTATCGTCGTCCTTATTTGTTGCCGATCTTTCCGTTTTCCTTGCTTGTCTGAGTTCTTCAACGTCGATCTGACCCTTGGCCTTTTCACGAAATTCGGCTAAAGTTTTTGGCTTGGTCACAGCGATAGTTTCCTGGAATTTGCCAGGGCGAAGGCCGCTTTTTATGGCGTGTAGATGAACTTCTGGATGGAGGTCGGGAATCCTCATGGCGACCTTTGTAAAGCGGGTGATATAGTCCTTCAGACTTTCTTGTGCTCCCTGTTTTATGGTCGTCAAATAGTCAGAATCGTGGAGATATATTGCGGATGCTGCGAAATGATCTTCAAACTGGGCAGCGAGCTCCTGAAAACGAGATATCGAATCTGCAGGCAAAGAACAAAACCAGTCAAGTGCAGGACCGTCTAAAAAAGATGGAAAACATCGACAAAGAATTGGATCGGATGCACCATTGACGATCATAATAGATCGGAACTTCTTGACATGTTGCTTTGGGTCACCCAACCCGTCGTATGGGGTTAAAGTTGTCGGCAGAGTGAATTGTCTGGGGAGTGGAAGTTCATTATATCTGCTGTAAATGGTCCTGCCGAGTTGTCAGGTTGTTCTTCTTTGTTGTCGGGTTGGGTTTCGTTATGCTACCGATTTCCTTCGTTGTCGCTTTGTGGCGTCTCCGAGACATGAGTTCGTTCGTTGTTTTCACGATCGTGGTTATGATGCTCTAGGCGAGCTTGTTCTAATTGTGCGATTTGGTTTTGCATTCTCTGGTTTTCCTCTGCCATTCGATGATTCGCTTGCTGAAGTTCAGTCACCATCCTCAGAAGTTCGGATGGAGTAGGAGGTGGAGCATCAGCCATGAAAGTGTGTGGAGATTTTTGGGGCCTGCCGCGAATGACGTTTTGAAATTTTtcggccccacggtgggcgccaatgTTCTTACCTGACCGAACCGAGGTATAGGTCGTTCCTTCTGGTAAGGTCGGCAAGCTTCCAAGATGCGTCCCAAACTTCGTCGGCAAGAGAGAGGTGGAggtggg is part of the Arachis duranensis cultivar V14167 chromosome 1, aradu.V14167.gnm2.J7QH, whole genome shotgun sequence genome and encodes:
- the LOC107470748 gene encoding uncharacterized protein LOC107470748, with product MADAPPPTPSELLRMVTELQQANHRMAEENQRMQNQIAQLEQARLEHHNHDRENNERTHVSETPQSDNEGNRQFTLPTTLTPYDGLGDPKQHVKKFRSIMIVNGASDPILCRCFPSFLDGPALDWFCSLPADSISRFQELAAQFEDHFAASAIYLHDSDYLTTIKQGAQESLKDYITRFTKVAMRIPDLHPEVHLHAIKSGLRPGKFQETIAVTKPKTLAEFREKAKGQIDVEELRQARKTERSATNKDDDKPRDSKKAFKPVPRYDSYTKFNTKRDDIIKEILNSKLIKPPRKAGNYPESKSVDRSKYCTFHQKHGHTTDECVIAKDLLERLARQGHLDKFIAGQMQKNTSPTPDTSTAGTSSKGKEKAPAQPRGVINCISGGYAGGGHTSSARKCTYRAMLAITDAPSHPRPLTNTSEVTFRPTDFNGADTNLDDPVVISIQLGDLIVRKVLLDPGSSADVLFFTTFEKMKLSNNILQPYMGDLVGFSGERVPVLGSVWLQTTLGEQPLHNTQDIQYLVVDCFSPYNVILGRPFLNKFAAIVSTVHLCVKFPVQDNIIATVHGDLQEARYFYESRRQEKPHKLFARECRPIRMDLR